From Antricoccus suffuscus, a single genomic window includes:
- a CDS encoding MFS transporter, with translation MTAADAVTVPDDALDSRRGWLVVAATFLSTFVVFGLVYSFGSFFESMAQDFHTGRGATAFMFAVTTAFYFGLGLVSGKAGDRWGPRPLLIVSAIFLVLGMVATSRVHSIWVGYLTYGVGVGVATACAYVPMVAFVGGWFKRHRTAALGVAVSGIGMGTLVVAPLSSALIRAHGWRNSFVILGIAGAVLLLLAAVAARRPPGGVTTDQVPVRTTMRDRGFIILYAATFLMSLTLFVPFVFLKDYATGHGVAVGPASALVGIIGAASVVGRLGLGALGNRLGAVRLTQLSFATIAASFILWLTAGGSFVILVIYAIVLGVGYGGFIALTPAVVAGLYGTVGLGGVLGALYTAAGLGGLFGSPLAGALIDATSYTVTIVVSMAITAGAAAVLLLLPRSAM, from the coding sequence ATGACGGCCGCGGACGCCGTGACGGTCCCGGACGATGCACTGGATTCGCGGCGCGGCTGGTTGGTTGTCGCCGCGACGTTCCTGAGCACATTTGTCGTTTTCGGACTTGTGTATAGCTTTGGCTCGTTCTTCGAGTCGATGGCGCAAGACTTCCACACCGGCCGCGGCGCAACCGCGTTCATGTTTGCCGTGACAACGGCGTTCTACTTTGGTCTAGGCCTGGTCTCGGGGAAGGCCGGCGACCGGTGGGGGCCACGCCCATTGCTCATTGTCTCGGCGATTTTCCTGGTGCTTGGCATGGTTGCGACGTCCCGGGTGCACTCCATCTGGGTCGGCTATCTCACCTATGGCGTCGGTGTTGGCGTCGCGACCGCGTGCGCCTACGTGCCGATGGTCGCGTTCGTCGGCGGTTGGTTCAAGCGGCACCGGACCGCGGCGCTCGGTGTGGCAGTCTCGGGCATTGGTATGGGTACCCTCGTGGTCGCACCCCTGTCCTCAGCGCTGATCCGCGCGCACGGGTGGCGCAACTCGTTCGTCATCCTCGGCATCGCTGGAGCGGTCCTCCTGCTGCTTGCAGCGGTGGCCGCGCGTCGTCCACCAGGTGGCGTCACCACCGATCAGGTGCCGGTTCGTACGACGATGCGAGATCGCGGGTTCATCATCTTGTACGCCGCAACTTTCCTGATGTCGTTGACGTTGTTTGTCCCCTTTGTGTTCCTGAAGGACTATGCGACTGGGCACGGCGTCGCAGTCGGTCCTGCTTCGGCGCTCGTCGGGATCATCGGTGCCGCCAGCGTGGTGGGACGACTCGGACTCGGAGCGCTCGGCAACCGCCTCGGCGCGGTTCGCCTTACCCAGCTCAGTTTTGCCACGATTGCCGCGAGTTTCATACTGTGGTTAACCGCTGGTGGCAGTTTCGTCATTCTCGTGATCTACGCGATCGTCCTCGGCGTTGGGTATGGAGGCTTCATCGCGCTCACACCGGCCGTCGTCGCCGGTCTCTACGGCACGGTCGGGCTTGGCGGCGTACTTGGCGCGCTGTATACGGCGGCAGGGTTAGGCGGGCTTTTCGGCTCGCCGCTCGCAGGTGCGCTGATCGATGCGACGTCCTACACCGTCACGATCGTTGTCTCTATGGCAATCACCGCAGGTGCTGCTGCCGTGCTGTTGTTGCTTCCGCGATCCGCGATGTAA